A region from the Leptospirillum ferriphilum ML-04 genome encodes:
- a CDS encoding DUF1348 family protein, whose product MESRPPFPPFTQETAKLKVRMAEDAWNSRIPERVAMAYTHDSEWRNRSEFISGRSEIVLFLQRKWNKELDYRLIKDIWAFEGSKISVRFAYEWHDDSGQWYRSYGNENWMFSENGLMCRRIASINDLPISESSRMFHWKAGPRPLEHPGLEELHI is encoded by the coding sequence ATGGAATCTCGTCCTCCATTTCCTCCCTTTACGCAAGAAACAGCCAAGTTGAAAGTCCGAATGGCCGAAGATGCCTGGAACTCGCGGATCCCAGAGAGGGTGGCCATGGCCTACACCCACGACAGTGAGTGGCGAAACCGTTCGGAGTTCATATCCGGCAGGTCGGAAATTGTTCTTTTTCTGCAGAGGAAATGGAACAAGGAGCTCGATTATCGCCTGATCAAGGATATCTGGGCATTTGAAGGCTCAAAAATTTCTGTTCGATTTGCGTATGAATGGCACGATGATTCCGGCCAATGGTATCGGTCTTATGGCAACGAAAACTGGATGTTTTCTGAAAATGGCCTGATGTGCCGTCGGATCGCGAGTATTAACGACCTTCCGATTTCCGAGTCGAGTCGAATGTTCCACTGGAAAGCTGGTCCAAGACCCTTGGAGCACCCAGGTCTGGAAGAGCTTCATATCTGA
- a CDS encoding M23 family metallopeptidase gives MNLFIAGVVTSGIGFILIFVFGVILKTPLFMKMEDVQRQLAFENRSALSLYSRLGEIHQQIENLSVKERKIALIMGKKVPSEGRLLGEGGRESWMPPADMMVAYTGNGILRHIDHVMSEEHTELLEREQELSQLARSMSLQREKWLRIPSIHPVLGIETSPFGWRNSPFGYGREFHPGIDFAARLGTPVMATAAGVVIWVGWDAGFGKTVKIRHVDGIVTLFGHLSRYFVRMGDRVKRGQVIAALGNTGMSTGPHLHYEILVNAKPVNPLRYFIVDSLPKIRVAMNRRRF, from the coding sequence ATGAATTTATTTATTGCCGGCGTTGTGACTTCTGGTATTGGCTTCATTCTTATTTTTGTCTTTGGTGTCATCCTGAAAACACCTCTTTTTATGAAAATGGAGGATGTGCAAAGACAGCTTGCCTTTGAAAATAGGTCCGCGCTTTCTCTTTATTCGAGACTGGGGGAAATTCACCAGCAAATTGAAAATCTCTCCGTGAAAGAGAGAAAAATAGCCCTGATCATGGGAAAAAAAGTGCCCTCTGAAGGAAGATTGCTGGGAGAGGGAGGTCGAGAGTCCTGGATGCCTCCGGCCGACATGATGGTTGCGTATACGGGAAACGGAATTCTGCGTCATATTGATCACGTGATGTCCGAAGAACACACGGAGCTTCTGGAAAGAGAGCAAGAGCTCAGTCAGCTTGCTCGTTCTATGAGCTTGCAACGGGAAAAATGGCTCCGCATCCCCAGTATTCATCCTGTCCTGGGGATTGAGACCTCCCCCTTTGGATGGCGCAATTCTCCCTTCGGATACGGGAGAGAATTTCATCCGGGAATCGATTTTGCTGCCAGACTGGGAACACCGGTGATGGCAACCGCAGCAGGTGTTGTTATCTGGGTCGGATGGGATGCAGGATTCGGGAAAACTGTCAAGATCCGGCATGTTGATGGAATTGTCACTCTATTCGGCCACTTGAGTCGATACTTTGTGCGCATGGGGGATCGGGTCAAGAGGGGACAGGTCATTGCTGCTCTTGGCAACACAGGCATGTCGACAGGCCCGCATCTCCATTATGAGATTCTGGTTAATGCCAAGCCCGTGAATCCTCTTCGATATTTCATTGTGGACTCTCTTCCGAAAATTCGTGTGGCGATGAATCGTCGACGTTTTTAA